The Xanthobacter flavus genome includes a window with the following:
- a CDS encoding MarR family winged helix-turn-helix transcriptional regulator, with product MKDPVQKTIGYRLTHTARLQKALSARLLAGLGLFPGQESVLKLLCEADGRTMGDLASALRVRPPTASKTIARLTTQGLVERRATDGDGRLVRVFLTEAGRDRGASIDHVWDQLEAEMVVGLDSKEKKRLRKLLRKVEKNLALRLGADGGLDDEAEPGDEDEDA from the coding sequence ATGAAGGATCCGGTTCAGAAGACCATCGGCTACAGGCTCACCCACACCGCGCGCCTGCAGAAGGCGCTGTCGGCCCGCCTCCTCGCCGGCCTCGGGCTGTTTCCCGGTCAGGAATCCGTGCTGAAGCTCCTGTGCGAGGCGGACGGCCGCACCATGGGCGATCTCGCCTCGGCGCTGCGCGTGCGCCCGCCCACCGCCTCCAAGACCATCGCCCGGCTGACGACGCAGGGCCTCGTGGAGCGCCGCGCCACCGATGGCGACGGCCGGCTCGTGCGCGTTTTCCTCACCGAGGCGGGACGCGACCGCGGCGCCTCCATCGATCACGTGTGGGACCAGCTGGAGGCCGAGATGGTGGTCGGCCTCGACAGCAAGGAGAAGAAGCGCCTGCGCAAACTCCTGCGCAAGGTGGAGAAGAACCTCGCCCTGCGCCTCGGCGCCGACGGCGGCCTCGATGACGAGGCCGAGCCTGGAGACGAGGACGAGGACGCCTGA